The genomic window CAGAATAGAACGACACCCAGGAAACAAACAGCCAGACAGGGAGCTAATACATAATATCAAGTAACATTAGAGATACATTTAAGgttaagaaaaacaagaaatcagtttaaaatattatttgaaatatgTCATCAGGGTTGAAAGCAATAATGAAACTGTGTCCCAAATGACCAAACATGTCACTAAAAAGTAGTTTTGtgtcaaatacaacaaaatgatGAGCCATGCTTTATATAAAGAAATATCATACACACTAAATTTCTTCACATAAAGAAAGTAAACACTTTCTTTCAAGAACATGATCTCAAGATAAAATTCAACTAAAAACTATCCCAATATTGCTGAATTCACCCAACATCATTCTGCTAAatcatccaactgaagtaagaaaaacacatttctgatctgAGCAGGACTTTAAGCATGTGTACTTTTATTATTAGCTGTGagaaaatgtagaatttattcCACATTTTTCTCAGGACAGTCTACGTCCTCAGCTTCAGACACTGAGACTaatgctgccccctgctggctgcTCCTGTAAACTGAAGGTTGGGAACGGGACCTGACCTGAAGATACTTTCACTGGCCACAGAATCCATTTGGCTTTGGTtaaactgacctttgacctttgtcTGACTCAGATATTTAGAGACTGTTTGGGAGGTCAATAAAATGGCATGGGAAGAAGGTACTgacgttttttttcttcagcctCATTGTGCCCATAGTTGCTCAACACAGGTCAGATCTGCTTCATTTTTAGGAAGCGGAATAGTTTCACATCCTCAGTCTCAGTACAGCTACGATAAATATGACGTCTATTAAAACTACAGCTGTGATATCTTTGCATCATGGAGAGAAGATACACCTCAAAAACCAGGGATATCAATGACAATATGCAGACTTTCTTGTTTAAAGCttcaacaaatacaattaattgTGTAGAAAGATCATTTCCACGCAGTTCGAGAGGTTAATCTCACATCCTAAGAGAATTAAAGCACCTCAGATGTATTTAAAACACAGCGTAGGaataaattaatcaatgaatgcaTGTTTGCACTGTGCCCGCTGTGTCTctaatcgataataaaaataaattttcattgtaaaACCATAAtcttatataaaaatgtatctgaatgCCTTGTGTGCAGCATCTTCACCGCAGTTATAATTCATCATAATCTCTTTAATACTCATTCTGAGTGGCTTAAAGCTGTATTTTGTGCAACTAATTAAACCAGTTTCAGATGATTTTAAACTCGTTGAACCACGCCACGCAGACAATGCATAAAAAGTGAAGAACATTACAAAGAAATGAACTTTATCTTGGCTGTTTCTCATAAGGAATAAAAGTGCAAGAGCAGAAGAGTCGtgttcgtaaaaaaaaaaaaaaaaacaacctgtaaatcagctgtttgttctGCGCGGCGGACTGTTTCaggatgatgaaaaaaaatatatcatttagGAGGTGAAAGAGGACGTTAAAGTCTGCGGGGAGTATTTGGAGCAGGTTGTTTGCTGTGCTTGCACTTGAGTTGCATCATCTGAGACTCACCTCCAGCTCACGTACCGTCAGTACAGTTTCCCCTTGTTTGTTTCATCCTCCGTCATTTATCTCCTCTTCATCCCTTCACTGATGTCCTGACGCCGTTCTTTTTCCaattatttctgtttaaataGATATGTTAAATTAATTAGTTACTTACTATCCAGCTGTAAAACAAACCTTCTGTAATGATTCGAGACGCCTGTTGCATCTCTAATCCTGACTGACATGTTGATCTCTTGGATCCGACCTGATGAGGTGTTTCTTCCAGACTCTCAGTTCTCATCATCATCTACTGGGAAATATTTACTAGCCAAGAGAATTTCTAACTAACAAAGTACTACAAGATGTGAACAAAGCAGGCGAAGAGCTTCTGAAGGTGATACAGACGGCGTGCTTTGGAAAATAGTCTCATTTAAtacttttgcatgatttactTGCGATGTGTTTGTCATAAGAactgtttattttctgcaggATAATTTAACACAAAAAGGCAAAGATAAGGGTCTGATACTAACAAAAGCTGAAACAAAGAAAGTAGAGAGTTCTACCTCCCAACTaaatttcattatcaattaaactgccaattatttattattgatttaaatgACAGTTTCCCAGAGTCAGAGGTGACATCTCTAGAcgttgttttgtcagttttgacAGTTGTCACGTTTAACACAGAAAATCATTCAATCATTATTCGAGAAGCTGAAGAAACCaaatttttttgcagttttgctttaaaaaaaatgactacaaCAATTATAtgattatcaaaaaagttgccaatcaattttctgtcgatcaactcattgattaatcgacttatCGTTGCTATTCTACACCTGGAGCTACTGCACAGGAACTTAATTTGgatgaaaaatagatttagtTCCTGAAAATGATCTTGGTCCCCTGGGGGAAGATCTTATTGAGACTACAGTcgcaatgattaatcaattaattgctaactattaaattaatctccaATTATTTTGATAGATCAATGAACCCTttagagtcattttttaagaagaaaatgtctaaattctctgattccagcttctcaaatgtgaatatttttattgtttctttggtcctctatgataataaactaaatatatttaagttgagaacaaaataaagacatttgaggacgtcaccttgggctttgggaaacactgatcgacatttttcaccattttatagactaaacaactaattgatttatcaagaaaataaccgacagattaatagataatgagaACAGttcttagttgcagccctggatGAAACACCTTGAATGAAGGCCTCATCTGACTACAAAAATGCGTTTCTACAAAACCTTTTAACTAAATCATTTGTCTGATATGATAATGAATGAGACACAGTTGAACACGTTGAGaagaaaaaactttatttaaattaaaaccaAAGCAATCATGTAGCAGTGGAGCATGTTCAGCACCGCGACAggaggccacacacacacacacacacacacacacacacacacacacacacacacacacacacaccaatagGTACACAGTATAAACACCTTAACCTGCGTCTGACAGCTAAACATAACACTTAAAACAGTGACACACAAGGAAACTTAATGACAGCATCGTCCTTCTGATTACCAATAAACTTCTAATCGTCAGTGAAAAAAGTTTGATTTCTTCAGCTGGCGTTGTGTATTGCTTATTGTTGCTGGAGAATACTGACCGTTTACAGTACGTTACCTTGTGTTTCACCACATTTTACGCTCTTCAGCATGTCATGATCACAAGAGAATACACACCTATCCCTCATAACACACATGGTCTTTCAttcactcaacacacacacacacactcacacacacattcagacttTTCTACCCTTTGGAAACtttcagcattttgttttaatgaattaaaatttttgtgtgtgaccttaatgaaaaaaaaaaaaaaaaaactaaaggcAACCCatgcacaagaaaaaaaacaaacaaaaaaaaccggcaaaaaacaaacaaaaaaagttcagatCGTGagtgtggtggtggaggaggaagaggagacgaggaagacgaggagaggaggaggggggggcagCGACAGAGCACGGCGGCGGGTCACATGTTTCTCAGCATTATTACACCTTGtgaggtgtgtttatgtgtgtgtgtggcgatGCGGCGAAGAGAGGGGAGAATTATTCACAGCATAGTTATTGATTGTCCagtgtcgtgtgtgtgtgtgtgtgtgtgtgtgtgtgtgtgtgtgtgtgtgtgtgtgtgtgtgtgtgtgtgtgtgtgtgacaggaagTTTGGTCACGTCGGACTGTGAGAGGCGGGCGTGTTGCTCCTCGTTTCTATGGAGATGTTCTTTAACACTACCTGGTACACGGAGCTCAGCCGCTGCAGGTCTGAGCGGCGAGCACGGCCATGTCCGAGCTCTGTCTGAGACTTTAGGAGAGGTTATGTCGGGATTTTTGGCAGTTTGAGGTGAGTTTTATTCTAAAAACAGGGTTTTTTTAGGAGAAGCTGTTGAGAGAAATACTGAAACACAGCGGCCGTTTTCAGTTGACGTCCCAggtggtttatttatttatttatgtatgtatatatatcgTTTACTTTTCATCCCCTTTTTAAAATGCTGGAATTCAAGttgctgaaaatgaaatgtcacacgcccctcctcctccccggtCTGTAACATTAAAGTAACACGAAACGTCTCCTCCGACGccgcctccccctcctctcctcccaccacCTCAGATtcaagtctgtctgtctttacagCATGGCAGAACAGCCCCCGATAATCCTCGAAAACtggctctcctcctcctcctcctcctcctcctcctcgtcacCGCCTTCAGCCCAGCGCTCTCGGCAGTCTTTCAACACCGCCTCTTCACCGCTCTCCCGCCCCCCAAAGTGTAGTCCATCCCCTCTTCCAGCATGGCAGTATCATTCTACAGTAATTCCCCAGCAATGCCTCGTCACCCTTCACCACATCTCCTTCCCCGCCCGCCCCAACCTCCTCTTCGatatcgctctctctctctctccctctttctctctcctagGTCCCGACAATCGCTGGGTCGTGGGCAGCGTCCGGCAGTGAGGCGTCCTGGCAGTGGTAGAGGAAGCAGTTGCCCCAGCAACTGTAGCAGATGAGGAAGAGGGCAGCCAGGAAGACCAAGGCACAGATGGTGCAGGGCTTCCTCTCCAGCAGGAAGCTGAGCAGGTAGAAGCCCATGAACATGGAGTGATTGAACCACAGCGCCGGGTTCAGCGGTTTGGGGATGAGCAGCACGGGGAGGAGCCACTGTAGGCAATAcattgtctctcttttttttttttttttttttttttgtaaaggaCGCCGGCAGAGTCTCTCTGGCTTGTGTtggatgctgtgtgtgtgtgtgtgtgtgtgtggggttggTACAGTTCAACCCCGGGTTGTTGGAGGTCTCTGAAGGAGGCCCGTAGCAGGTGGTTGGAGATGTGGGAGAGGCGTCCTATCCCACAGAGCTGGGATGATGCAGGAACAGGTCGAAGAAGCCAGATGTTGCTGTCATCAGGTCATCCCTGGAGACAGCAGAGGACACAGAAGAGAGTCTGAGGATTTCAAATTCTGAACTGTAGTACGGCAACAAGTTAAAGgacatgttcacaatttttcaagtgtcttaaaacaacagtcaggtgtccatatgaacagtgaacaaggttttccttgctgtaatcattcctcctgttcatactggttattaaaagatccccttcaaatgtgatttcaatgtcagtgatggaggataaaatccacagtgtgtccacacagtcatttagtgcggcttcagcagtctgagttagtcatatcaagtggatatctgacacatttacagtctttttagcatcaaattctcctctttgtgtttcctcggacagtgtttccttgttgagctgcggtggaagtatagtaacaacaagaggaactttggcactaaaaagactgtaacattgaaagatatctacttgatttgactgaagcttcatataagcttcagataaacttttagatacatttttgcacagaaggaggactgtggattttgccctccatcataagtgcattatgaaaggatcttctaatggtcagtatgaacaggaggaatgattacagcaagaaaaacatgttttactgttcatttgggctcctgactgttttaagacacacttgaaaaactgtgaacgtGTCCTTCAAGAACTATTAGACATACATACAATAACTAAGTATGACTATCTTTGCATGGACTCATCAGCCTGGACTCTTTATACAGCAATGCAGCATGTGgatgaagatgttttttagAAGAAGCTAAATAATGTTTAACTCTGGTTTCAGATTTGcaaatgtgacagtaaactaaatttCTGGGCTGTTTTGGCCCCAACAATGAATCAAACAATGGAGAAAATAACCACCTGATTAGTCTATAATGACAATTATTtagttcatttaatttttttttttatacctatTAGAgacttttgttgtgtttgtgctgaccttaagaagaggaacaacatttattcactaaatttacatatataaaagaaaatacacttttgtattgaatttaaatttaaatctaaagctgcaacaattaatcaattagttgccaactattt from Thunnus maccoyii chromosome 3, fThuMac1.1, whole genome shotgun sequence includes these protein-coding regions:
- the LOC121894075 gene encoding bladder cancer-associated protein, coding for MYCLQWLLPVLLIPKPLNPALWFNHSMFMGFYLLSFLLERKPCTICALVFLAALFLICYSCWGNCFLYHCQDASLPDAAHDPAIVGT